DNA from Pseudomonas mendocina:
TGGAAGTAATCGAAGCCGGGGATGTCCAGGTCGAACGCCGGGCCGAGCAGGTAGGCATCGACATCCTTCTCGCCAAATTCGTAGGTGAAGGCCAGCAGCACGTCCTTGATCGGGCCGAAGGAAAGGTCGGCACCGCTGATCTTGCCGAACGACAGGCGCGGGCTGAATTCGCCGTAGTAGGTGTGGCCGTCGCCGTCACCGTTCTTGGCATCGGTGTTGTACTTGATGAAATCGGTGAAGAAGAACAGATCGCCGAAGCTCCAGCCGCTGGCGTGCTCGAAGGTGACGGTCTGCTGGATTTCCGGGTCGATCTTGAAATCCTGGCCGTAGAGGTAGGTCAGGCTGTTGTTCTGCCACTGCATCAGGTCACCGGCAATGGCCTGGCTGCCCGCCAGCAGACCGCCGGCAAGCGCCAGCGAAGAGAGGGTGCGATTCATGGAAGCTCCTGGTGGTTAAGACGTGTCGTTATGATTTTTAAACCTGTCCGCCTGGTCAGGCTGGTGCTGCTAGAGCAAAAACGGCGCCAATTCTCGTGATTGTGCATATCCCTGGCAAATCAATCGGATGCACGGAGATCAAGGGCCAATGTCAGCGCGTTCGTTGCACTGTTTTCTGACCGAAAGGACAAAAACAGCCATAACTTGGTGCGCTGCCGTCTGGCGGAGGCGCCGGTGCTTTTTCAGCGGTGTGCTTGATTAGTTTAATTATGGTCGTAATATGAAAATTAAATTATGACTGTAATTTAATCGGTGGGAGGATGCCCTCTCACTCATCACACCCCAGGAGATTCACCATGAATGCCCAAGCCACCCCCGGAACTGCTCTGATCACTGGTGCCTCGACCGGCATCGGTGCCACCTATGCCGAACGCCTGGCTCGGCGTGGTTACGACTTGCTGCTGGTGGCGCGTGATGCCCAGCGCCTCAATGCACTGGCCGAGCGCCTGCGCAGCGAATACGGTGTCGAGGTCGAAGTGATGCCGGCCGACCTGACGCGCAAGACGGACGTACTCCAGGTGGAGCAGCGCTTGCGTGAGGACGCGACCATCGCGCTGTTGGTCAACAACGCCGGTGTTGCCATGAACGGCCCGCTGGCAGCAGCCGATCTGGATCAGGCCGA
Protein-coding regions in this window:
- a CDS encoding outer membrane protein OmpK, translating into MNRTLSSLALAGGLLAGSQAIAGDLMQWQNNSLTYLYGQDFKIDPEIQQTVTFEHASGWSFGDLFFFTDFIKYNTDAKNGDGDGHTYYGEFSPRLSFGKISGADLSFGPIKDVLLAFTYEFGEKDVDAYLLGPAFDLDIPGFDYFQLNTYLRKPDGSRPGKNVWQITPVWSYTIPVGESDILIDGFMDWVVDNDSNRRGDYHANLHFNPQIKYDLGKALKWGEKQLYVGIEYDYWKNKYGIKDGGFVSENFVGSTDQNTASLLVKVHF